Proteins co-encoded in one Sediminispirochaeta bajacaliforniensis DSM 16054 genomic window:
- a CDS encoding J domain-containing protein encodes MPDMRSIGKGVHLAFDRYPMEVLIGLLLGVLIGWGVFGSVIGALCGYFFRVLRRQLAAERREFNHEGSVPGGLLDDEKQEAKKQALAEAYRVLGVDSDSEVESIRKVYRSLAASFHPDGMVALTDEQRRDAEEAFLRIRSAWECIARDRGARP; translated from the coding sequence ATGCCTGATATGCGAAGCATTGGGAAGGGGGTTCACTTAGCCTTTGACCGTTATCCGATGGAAGTGTTGATCGGACTGTTGCTTGGGGTCTTAATCGGCTGGGGTGTATTCGGATCGGTTATCGGTGCTCTGTGTGGATATTTTTTTCGGGTTCTTCGCAGACAACTGGCGGCTGAACGTAGAGAATTTAACCATGAAGGATCAGTCCCGGGGGGATTGCTTGACGACGAAAAGCAAGAGGCAAAAAAGCAGGCTCTTGCCGAAGCCTATCGGGTTCTTGGGGTTGATTCGGATAGCGAGGTCGAATCGATCAGAAAGGTGTATCGTTCGCTTGCCGCATCTTTTCACCCCGATGGTATGGTAGCTCTCACCGATGAGCAGCGAAGGGACGCTGAGGAAGCCTTTCTGCGTATCCGTTCCGCATGGGAGTGTATTGCCCGGGATAGGGGAGCCCGTCCCTAA
- a CDS encoding FxsA family protein: MADVRDYIRLFDTNNVLKWFFLIMLCGLVLVGESVVLLLAVDRFSRYYVLACLTGSAVIGLLLTWPAVHRIVKHIRKDIAEGEFPKHDMERLLGTIASGILMLIPGFATDCLGLIIFFFGLRRPVGKLIMMKNRDRLFQAYEYLKLYD, from the coding sequence ATGGCTGATGTACGTGATTACATTAGATTGTTTGATACGAACAATGTACTTAAATGGTTCTTTCTCATCATGCTCTGTGGCCTTGTCCTTGTCGGAGAGTCTGTTGTTCTTCTTTTGGCTGTAGATCGCTTTAGTCGTTATTATGTGCTTGCCTGCCTGACCGGAAGTGCCGTTATCGGGCTGCTTTTGACCTGGCCGGCCGTGCATAGAATCGTAAAGCATATAAGGAAGGACATTGCAGAGGGGGAATTCCCCAAACATGATATGGAACGTCTCTTAGGGACCATTGCCTCGGGAATTCTTATGCTCATTCCCGGCTTTGCTACCGACTGTCTCGGACTTATTATCTTTTTCTTCGGTCTGCGTCGTCCCGTCGGTAAACTTATCATGATGAAAAACAGGGATCGACTCTTTCAGGCCTATGAGTATCTGAAACTTTACGATTAG
- a CDS encoding WecB/TagA/CpsF family glycosyltransferase — protein MNDQNRIQIFGVPVDDIDEERFGETIRRLATDNGKHQIVFLDFRGLMKARGKGEYADMIRTASLVIPTSKSILAGARFLKLPVPHRHNPFAFVIKLLGAIEQIGGTLYLVGSRPDALQKAFGNVRDSFPGLRLVGRYAGYFRKDIERDVITAIKKAGPTILLAGDGLKGKALWLKRHERSFGFGISLFCDGCFKIFSGKRQRISNRSWERNSWWIPAVVIRPWRWFSFLRYILYGILLFIEKMRRRNL, from the coding sequence ATGAACGATCAAAACCGGATACAAATTTTCGGTGTCCCCGTAGATGATATTGATGAAGAACGATTTGGAGAGACAATACGGAGGCTGGCGACCGACAATGGTAAACATCAGATAGTATTTCTCGATTTTCGAGGTTTAATGAAGGCACGGGGGAAAGGTGAATACGCTGATATGATTAGGACGGCAAGCCTTGTCATCCCCACATCAAAGTCGATTCTTGCCGGAGCACGCTTTCTCAAGCTCCCGGTTCCCCACCGCCACAACCCCTTTGCCTTCGTTATCAAATTACTTGGCGCCATCGAACAAATCGGAGGAACACTCTATCTGGTAGGTAGTCGCCCCGATGCCCTTCAGAAGGCTTTCGGTAATGTTAGGGACTCCTTTCCCGGACTTCGGCTGGTCGGCCGTTATGCCGGCTATTTTCGAAAAGATATTGAAAGGGATGTGATCACAGCAATCAAGAAAGCAGGGCCGACCATCCTGCTGGCAGGCGACGGGCTGAAAGGAAAAGCCCTCTGGTTGAAACGGCACGAAAGGTCCTTCGGTTTTGGGATCAGTCTTTTCTGTGATGGTTGCTTCAAGATTTTCAGCGGAAAACGACAACGCATCTCAAATAGAAGCTGGGAACGCAATAGCTGGTGGATTCCAGCAGTAGTGATCCGACCATGGCGCTGGTTTTCCTTTTTGAGATACATCCTTTACGGAATTTTGCTGTTCATCGAGAAAATGCGACGAAGAAATCTATAG
- a CDS encoding S41 family peptidase codes for MKQIRNRLAWLMVAIVTVSFSLFLIITPTLSAQSSSSVEVKNYLARFQYIFQYILQAYVDEVDPKQLYEGALNGMFDTLDDPWSYYLSEDDMEDLNNNTTVGRYGGVGLYIARPVPVDEKEKGKVVKVPDQWPELDTTKDDLPFIKVVSPIEDTPAYRKGIHSGDYIIAIGDQSTENMTSDDASGKMKGLPGTDITVTILRGKNIIFDVTITRASIEIPTVKEAMIPGRIGYIRIIQFSPYTEPRVREALKTLNSQGYDSLIIDVRGNGGGLLNAAVNIIDMFLSSGPIVSTKGRVAEENKVFNATSSLEVAADVPIAILIDGGSASASEILAGAFKDTGRGYLIGNTSFGKGLVQTVVPLGREGFKLTISRYYTPSGVNINGTGIEPNLKIAEPELNDEENASLKKLFEEHLVENFVNGNPKPSEQEQKAFARRLQQEEEITLPFDLLMRLIRGEVFRRMDQPPVFDLDYDPVLKKAVSLLETGAIQPKTGTLAQEQKQ; via the coding sequence ATGAAACAGATACGAAATAGACTCGCCTGGCTTATGGTCGCCATCGTTACCGTAAGCTTTTCTTTATTCTTGATCATCACCCCCACCCTTTCGGCACAATCGTCGTCATCGGTTGAGGTGAAAAACTACCTTGCCAGATTTCAGTATATCTTTCAGTACATTCTTCAGGCATACGTCGACGAGGTGGATCCGAAGCAGCTTTACGAAGGGGCCTTGAACGGTATGTTCGATACCCTTGACGACCCATGGTCCTACTATCTCTCCGAAGACGATATGGAAGATCTAAACAACAATACCACGGTCGGAAGATACGGCGGGGTCGGCCTCTATATCGCGCGTCCCGTTCCCGTCGATGAAAAGGAAAAAGGAAAGGTCGTGAAGGTCCCCGATCAGTGGCCGGAGCTCGATACCACGAAAGATGATCTTCCTTTCATAAAGGTCGTCTCTCCAATCGAAGATACCCCGGCATACCGAAAAGGGATTCACTCCGGGGACTACATCATCGCGATCGGAGACCAGTCGACGGAGAATATGACCTCCGACGATGCTTCGGGGAAGATGAAGGGACTTCCCGGCACCGATATAACGGTAACCATACTGCGGGGAAAGAATATCATTTTCGATGTGACAATCACCCGCGCAAGTATCGAAATTCCCACGGTAAAAGAAGCAATGATTCCCGGCAGGATCGGCTATATACGCATCATTCAATTCTCCCCCTATACCGAACCGAGGGTCAGGGAGGCCTTAAAGACCCTCAATAGCCAGGGGTACGACTCTCTCATTATCGACGTCAGAGGCAATGGAGGAGGGCTTCTGAACGCAGCGGTCAACATCATCGATATGTTTCTCTCCTCCGGCCCCATCGTCAGCACGAAGGGAAGGGTCGCGGAAGAGAACAAGGTCTTTAACGCAACCTCATCGCTGGAGGTAGCCGCAGATGTACCGATAGCGATTCTGATAGACGGCGGATCTGCATCGGCATCGGAAATCCTCGCAGGGGCGTTTAAAGATACCGGGAGAGGGTATCTCATCGGAAATACGAGCTTCGGAAAGGGGCTTGTCCAGACGGTGGTACCTCTGGGACGGGAAGGCTTCAAGCTTACCATCAGTCGCTATTACACACCATCCGGAGTAAACATCAACGGCACGGGGATCGAACCGAACCTGAAAATCGCAGAACCGGAGCTTAACGACGAAGAAAATGCATCTCTCAAGAAACTTTTCGAAGAGCATCTTGTGGAAAATTTCGTCAACGGAAACCCCAAACCCAGCGAACAGGAGCAGAAAGCCTTTGCCAGACGGCTGCAGCAGGAAGAAGAAATAACACTCCCCTTCGATTTGTTGATGCGACTGATCAGGGGTGAGGTGTTCAGAAGAATGGACCAGCCGCCGGTCTTCGATCTTGATTACGATCCGGTGCTGAAAAAAGCCGTTTCATTACTGGAGACCGGAGCAATTCAGCCAAAGACGGGAACGCTGGCTCAGGAGCAGAAACAGTGA
- the murA gene encoding UDP-N-acetylglucosamine 1-carboxyvinyltransferase: MSTYTIDGSYPIGGRITASGNKNAALPCIAASLLTEEEIVLQNIPDIEDVSVMLEIAEKLGATVTQEKGGVYRIKASDIVSSEIPSDMAKSIRASILFAGPLLARTGKVQLPPPGGDVIGRRRLDSHFLALSALGGRIEVDGMFRITANKLVGEDIFLDEASVTATENAIMAAVLADGETIISNAASEPHVQDLCNMLNTMGANITGIGSNILYVKGVKKLQGTNFRIGADFMETGSYIGLAAVTRGDLEIEKADPKHLRMTRLAFAKLGIHWETDGSTIHIPGGQTLKVVPDLGGMIPKIDDAPWPGFPADLTSIITVVATQVEGTTLIHEKMFESRMFFVDKLIGMGARIILCDPHRAVVSGPCRLRGGELVSPDVRAGMAMVIAALCAEGKSIIHNVYQIERGYEKLAERLKSLGARIERDGAAD, translated from the coding sequence ATGAGCACGTATACTATAGATGGAAGTTACCCGATAGGCGGCCGCATTACGGCAAGTGGAAATAAGAACGCAGCGCTTCCCTGCATCGCGGCCTCTCTTTTGACCGAAGAAGAGATTGTTTTGCAAAATATCCCGGACATTGAGGATGTTTCGGTCATGCTTGAGATTGCGGAAAAATTAGGTGCGACGGTTACACAAGAAAAAGGGGGAGTATATCGCATCAAGGCAAGCGATATTGTCTCCAGTGAAATACCATCGGATATGGCCAAAAGCATACGGGCTTCGATTCTCTTTGCGGGGCCGCTACTTGCCAGAACGGGGAAAGTGCAGCTCCCTCCGCCCGGCGGTGACGTGATAGGACGCAGACGATTAGACAGCCATTTTCTTGCCCTAAGTGCTCTTGGCGGTCGTATCGAGGTCGATGGTATGTTCAGAATCACGGCAAACAAACTTGTTGGTGAAGATATATTTCTCGACGAGGCATCGGTAACTGCTACGGAAAATGCCATCATGGCGGCGGTACTGGCCGATGGCGAAACGATCATCTCCAATGCGGCAAGTGAGCCCCATGTTCAAGACCTTTGCAACATGCTCAACACCATGGGAGCCAATATTACCGGTATTGGTTCGAACATCCTCTATGTAAAGGGTGTAAAAAAACTTCAAGGTACCAATTTTCGCATCGGTGCTGATTTTATGGAAACAGGATCATATATCGGCCTGGCCGCTGTTACCAGGGGAGATCTGGAAATCGAAAAAGCCGATCCAAAACATCTACGTATGACTCGTCTCGCCTTTGCAAAATTGGGCATTCACTGGGAAACCGACGGTTCCACCATACATATCCCCGGAGGCCAGACCCTCAAGGTTGTCCCCGATCTCGGGGGTATGATTCCCAAGATTGATGATGCCCCCTGGCCCGGATTTCCTGCAGACCTTACCAGCATCATAACAGTTGTCGCGACGCAGGTGGAGGGAACGACCCTGATCCATGAAAAAATGTTCGAATCTCGGATGTTTTTTGTCGATAAACTCATCGGCATGGGTGCACGAATCATCCTTTGCGATCCTCATCGGGCCGTAGTCAGCGGTCCCTGCCGTCTCCGTGGCGGAGAGCTGGTCAGTCCCGATGTCCGGGCAGGCATGGCAATGGTCATCGCCGCCCTCTGTGCAGAAGGGAAAAGCATCATCCACAACGTTTATCAGATTGAAAGGGGATATGAGAAGCTTGCAGAAAGACTGAAAAGCCTGGGAGCAAGAATAGAGCGGGATGGAGCCGCAGATTAG
- a CDS encoding P-loop NTPase, whose protein sequence is MRILPIASGKGGVGKSLVAANLSIALAQSGKKVVLADLDLGASNLHLILGVRAVKQGIGTFLTNAEIEFEEVILPTDYPNLRFIPGDAEIPGMANLKSSQKAKLIRKLRTIEADYIIIDLGAGTSYNTLDFFLSSSRGIIVTAPTLTATLNAYLFLKNSVFRLMNGAFRKSSPAGKYIENLQREGTPLQRVYIPRLLERIMEEDPESYKNFARSMANFHPMLVLNMLEDPEDGKKAARIRRSCKQYLDVDMEHLGVLYFDHLQEIALGSRIPIVAYKPQSVLSQGIYRIADKLIQKQDEGESPLDLMSLEESYQVAEMEAEIDFEAKVQDMENLLHSGALTRGDLIDTIRSQQYEISTLKKENQLLKSKLLKAAENGFQI, encoded by the coding sequence ATGCGAATCTTGCCGATTGCAAGCGGTAAAGGAGGCGTCGGCAAATCTCTTGTCGCTGCGAATCTTTCCATTGCCCTCGCCCAGTCCGGGAAAAAAGTCGTTCTTGCTGATTTGGATCTGGGAGCTTCGAATTTGCATCTCATTCTCGGAGTGAGAGCCGTTAAACAGGGCATTGGGACATTTCTGACCAACGCTGAGATCGAATTTGAGGAGGTTATTCTTCCTACCGATTATCCCAATCTACGATTTATCCCCGGAGATGCAGAAATCCCCGGTATGGCCAACCTGAAGAGTTCTCAAAAAGCAAAGTTGATTCGGAAACTTAGGACAATCGAAGCTGACTATATCATTATCGACCTGGGCGCCGGGACCAGCTACAATACGCTCGATTTTTTTCTTTCCAGCTCTCGAGGGATTATCGTCACCGCACCAACCTTGACTGCTACATTGAATGCCTATCTTTTCCTGAAAAATTCCGTTTTCAGGCTTATGAATGGGGCTTTCCGCAAGAGTAGTCCTGCAGGAAAGTATATTGAGAATCTTCAACGCGAGGGAACGCCGCTCCAGCGGGTGTACATCCCCCGGTTATTGGAACGGATCATGGAAGAGGATCCTGAAAGTTATAAAAATTTCGCCCGTAGTATGGCGAATTTTCACCCGATGCTGGTTCTCAATATGCTGGAAGATCCCGAGGACGGGAAGAAGGCGGCAAGAATCCGTCGTTCCTGTAAGCAATACCTTGACGTAGATATGGAGCATCTTGGGGTGCTTTACTTTGACCATCTTCAGGAGATCGCTTTAGGAAGCCGAATTCCCATTGTCGCATATAAACCCCAGTCGGTTTTGAGCCAGGGGATTTACCGGATTGCCGATAAATTGATCCAGAAACAGGACGAGGGAGAAAGTCCTCTTGACCTGATGAGTCTTGAAGAGAGTTATCAGGTTGCCGAGATGGAGGCTGAGATCGATTTCGAAGCAAAGGTCCAGGATATGGAGAACCTTCTCCATTCCGGGGCCCTTACCCGGGGAGACCTGATTGATACGATTCGGTCTCAACAATATGAGATATCAACATTGAAAAAAGAGAATCAGCTGTTAAAATCAAAACTACTGAAAGCAGCGGAAAACGGTTTTCAGATATAA
- a CDS encoding secondary thiamine-phosphate synthase enzyme YjbQ has protein sequence MNRRETVLNIKTSGKSDMVDITGEITSAVRESGVRNGICMVYIPHTTCAVTINENADPAVKHDIMAELDKIVPWKDAYHHMEGNSAAHIKSSMFGFSQTIPITEGALPLGTWQGIYLCEFDGPRSRTVSVQIFG, from the coding sequence GTGAACAGACGGGAAACAGTTCTAAACATCAAAACCTCAGGTAAAAGCGATATGGTGGATATCACCGGCGAGATAACATCCGCCGTGCGGGAAAGCGGAGTGCGTAACGGCATATGCATGGTGTATATTCCTCATACCACCTGTGCCGTCACCATCAACGAGAATGCCGATCCTGCGGTCAAACACGATATTATGGCGGAACTGGACAAGATAGTCCCCTGGAAGGACGCCTATCATCATATGGAAGGAAACAGCGCCGCACATATCAAGTCCAGCATGTTCGGCTTTTCACAGACAATTCCAATTACCGAAGGCGCTCTTCCCTTGGGGACCTGGCAGGGGATCTATCTCTGTGAATTCGACGGACCGAGGAGCAGAACCGTATCAGTCCAAATCTTTGGATAG
- a CDS encoding flagellar assembly protein A has product MEQGKGSLKIEINEGGLNATLVLTADPEGEVWSLPKVQNVLEEKGIIEGVSKAAVQEALKAFAEAEAGTSVRKEIARGTKPEPATSEYYEWKKLPLPESLKTQADRLFREYAFPDIKIKRTEKVKVRKKVLKKSKLLFVAPKEQIVEEWQKKIVEEPAPINPKVAATGYVEQGDYLAELRAGEPGRDGRSVLGKPLSPDPAKPVLFYPGKGVKVDRNGLLAEKSGFFRRGSNWVEVFDFLSHSWELSLSKDKATLLFAFTPGHREASIPEPSLIIAKAGEEFGFSVEQLKGPDKLREVMTRSVQTGKALERIPLTRDRDAFFSVEVSSDNLKGLLTVVKGSGRGKPLILREVGAAIKASGFSGLDFGKIQNDLLEFYHGNGIELRDYLLAEGAAPSRGEDRSFDFSVDFLPETEYEALKVGESGFPSEEAYPMGQARSLARVAEGTVVGVLSSAQEGSPGKDVYGKVIPGIPGIDPHIELLENVRMEKDRFIAETTGLLEVFDGADGIVLRVRPYRDAEVKIELSTDKMEAWLTIEPPSGSGTKANRSEIDQALKEAGIVKGIIEEAITDALEISGAGSPVRRSVVARGKRPDDAGGSRIALIADRPSGKGVTITRSGRADYRNQDRFVSVKEGDLLAEILPNDQPAEDGWDLTGKPISAKDAPALDIEIGENIRQEEEGNRIKLYAACSGEFVYEKKKLDILKVHTVSGDVDFSSGNVKFSGTVAVSGSVRSGFSILAEGHVKVAGNAEASLISSGESITIAQGIVSGGKAVIRAKSSIETIFAEQATLLAVGSVSMKNACLRCMVKCNGRLRLVGEKGNLIGGVVRAREGVIAANIGNPKGSRTEISFGQDYLVMDRIELEEREVKKLRNALARIDTTMAGLEKQGDKGRLEMARKEKLKMMKMLEKRSMLLFTLRERFEQHYDSSVVVRGTVYPGVVIESHGRYWSTETPKKGITLIFDQETGRIIEASEAEPKEGEKSA; this is encoded by the coding sequence ATGGAGCAGGGAAAGGGTTCGCTGAAGATTGAGATTAATGAAGGTGGTTTGAATGCAACGCTTGTTCTGACGGCCGACCCTGAAGGGGAGGTCTGGAGCCTTCCCAAAGTCCAGAATGTTCTCGAAGAAAAGGGCATCATCGAAGGGGTTTCCAAGGCGGCCGTGCAGGAAGCTTTAAAGGCTTTCGCCGAGGCCGAAGCGGGCACCTCTGTGCGTAAAGAGATTGCCCGGGGAACCAAACCGGAACCTGCCACGAGTGAATATTACGAGTGGAAAAAGCTTCCCCTTCCCGAATCTCTGAAAACGCAGGCCGATCGTCTGTTTCGGGAATATGCTTTTCCCGATATCAAGATAAAACGAACCGAGAAGGTCAAGGTCCGAAAGAAGGTCCTGAAAAAGTCAAAGCTTCTTTTTGTCGCTCCGAAGGAACAGATTGTTGAAGAGTGGCAAAAAAAAATCGTTGAAGAACCAGCCCCGATAAATCCGAAGGTAGCGGCAACAGGCTATGTCGAACAAGGTGACTATCTTGCGGAGCTGAGGGCGGGAGAGCCGGGTAGGGATGGTAGAAGTGTTTTGGGTAAGCCACTTTCCCCCGATCCTGCCAAGCCTGTTCTTTTTTATCCCGGAAAAGGGGTAAAGGTCGATAGGAACGGGCTGCTTGCCGAAAAAAGTGGTTTTTTTCGCCGTGGGAGCAACTGGGTCGAGGTTTTTGATTTCCTTTCCCATAGCTGGGAGCTTTCGCTCTCAAAGGACAAGGCAACACTCCTTTTTGCCTTTACTCCTGGGCATCGGGAGGCTTCCATTCCCGAGCCTTCTCTGATTATTGCCAAGGCCGGCGAAGAGTTCGGGTTTTCCGTCGAACAGTTGAAGGGGCCCGATAAGCTTCGAGAGGTGATGACCAGGAGTGTTCAGACCGGAAAAGCCCTCGAACGCATCCCTTTGACGCGAGACCGGGATGCATTCTTTTCCGTTGAAGTCTCATCGGATAATCTAAAAGGGCTGCTTACCGTCGTAAAGGGAAGTGGCCGGGGAAAACCGCTGATCTTGAGGGAGGTCGGTGCGGCTATCAAAGCCAGCGGCTTTTCCGGGCTTGATTTTGGGAAAATACAGAACGACCTGCTTGAGTTTTATCACGGCAACGGTATCGAGTTGCGTGATTACCTTCTGGCGGAAGGTGCTGCCCCTAGTCGGGGCGAGGATCGTTCCTTCGACTTTTCCGTTGATTTTCTTCCCGAGACCGAATATGAGGCCCTAAAGGTGGGGGAGAGCGGCTTCCCCTCGGAAGAGGCATATCCGATGGGTCAGGCCCGATCCCTTGCCAGGGTTGCAGAAGGGACGGTCGTCGGTGTGCTCTCGTCTGCGCAGGAAGGAAGCCCTGGAAAAGATGTGTACGGTAAGGTCATTCCCGGAATTCCCGGGATCGACCCTCATATTGAACTCCTGGAAAACGTCCGGATGGAAAAGGACCGTTTTATCGCCGAGACAACAGGGCTTCTTGAGGTTTTTGACGGTGCCGACGGTATTGTCCTCAGGGTGAGACCTTATCGGGATGCAGAGGTAAAAATCGAGCTTTCGACCGATAAAATGGAAGCGTGGCTCACCATAGAACCCCCGTCGGGCAGCGGCACAAAGGCAAACAGAAGCGAGATCGATCAGGCTTTGAAAGAGGCCGGTATCGTAAAAGGAATTATTGAAGAAGCAATAACCGATGCCCTTGAGATCAGCGGAGCGGGAAGTCCCGTCCGAAGAAGTGTCGTTGCCAGGGGCAAGCGCCCAGATGATGCGGGAGGAAGCCGGATTGCACTTATTGCCGATAGGCCCTCGGGCAAAGGGGTAACGATTACCCGATCCGGTCGGGCCGATTACCGAAATCAGGACCGTTTCGTATCGGTTAAAGAAGGGGATCTATTGGCTGAGATCCTTCCGAACGATCAGCCTGCAGAGGACGGATGGGATCTTACCGGGAAGCCTATTTCCGCTAAAGATGCTCCGGCCCTTGATATCGAAATCGGCGAGAATATCAGGCAGGAAGAAGAAGGCAATCGTATAAAACTTTATGCGGCCTGTTCCGGTGAGTTCGTATACGAGAAAAAAAAGCTGGATATTCTCAAGGTCCATACGGTCTCCGGGGATGTCGATTTTTCTTCGGGCAATGTTAAATTCTCCGGTACCGTGGCGGTAAGCGGGAGTGTACGAAGCGGCTTTTCGATCCTTGCCGAAGGACATGTAAAGGTTGCCGGTAATGCGGAGGCATCGCTTATATCCTCGGGAGAAAGTATTACCATAGCGCAGGGAATCGTTAGCGGCGGTAAGGCTGTTATACGGGCAAAAAGCAGCATTGAGACAATTTTTGCAGAGCAGGCTACCCTTCTCGCCGTGGGGTCGGTTTCCATGAAGAATGCCTGTCTCCGATGTATGGTGAAGTGTAATGGACGGCTTCGTCTGGTAGGGGAAAAAGGCAATCTTATCGGCGGTGTGGTACGTGCCAGGGAGGGGGTTATTGCCGCCAACATCGGAAATCCGAAAGGATCCCGAACAGAAATCTCTTTTGGACAAGACTATCTGGTCATGGATCGTATCGAACTTGAAGAGCGCGAGGTGAAAAAGCTCCGCAACGCCCTTGCCAGAATCGATACCACCATGGCCGGCTTGGAGAAGCAGGGAGACAAAGGGCGTCTTGAGATGGCGAGAAAAGAAAAACTTAAAATGATGAAGATGCTCGAAAAGCGAAGTATGTTGCTCTTTACCCTGCGTGAGAGATTCGAACAGCATTACGATTCTTCGGTTGTTGTCCGGGGGACTGTCTATCCCGGAGTCGTTATAGAAAGTCACGGCCGTTACTGGAGCACCGAAACGCCGAAAAAGGGGATTACCCTAATCTTCGATCAGGAAACCGGCCGAATTATCGAGGCTTCCGAAGCGGAGCCCAAGGAAGGGGAAAAATCTGCATGA
- a CDS encoding RsmE family RNA methyltransferase, with amino-acid sequence MRTFVIDDSEMELASGEPFSPAPERAHYLLRVLRLSQGAVFPGQDSRGKRYLITLESESPCTLSLRREEEASAKEVEACFRELPEQGPVFPPIIFYQAILKGKKMDQVIRQATEAGADFIIPVLTDRSVPQFTPGEAEKKQKRWEIIVREAIQQSGATGTTILLPRSLKEVLEDPPMPESQGRGRDVKLFFHERPIANGSLHGYLSGEIGSITAAVGPEGGFSPKESEMFLQAGFCPLFFSGNILRAETAAIYGLAAIKALVAERDIWRLVQ; translated from the coding sequence ATGCGTACTTTCGTTATAGATGATAGTGAGATGGAGCTTGCCTCTGGTGAACCTTTTTCCCCGGCCCCAGAGCGGGCCCACTATCTGCTTCGGGTGCTCCGCCTCTCGCAGGGAGCGGTATTTCCGGGCCAGGATAGCCGGGGCAAACGCTATCTTATCACTCTTGAATCGGAAAGCCCCTGTACACTCAGCCTAAGGAGGGAGGAAGAGGCATCCGCAAAGGAAGTCGAGGCGTGTTTTCGTGAACTTCCCGAACAAGGCCCCGTTTTTCCTCCGATTATCTTCTATCAGGCGATCTTAAAGGGGAAGAAAATGGATCAGGTTATCCGTCAGGCAACGGAAGCGGGGGCTGATTTCATCATACCGGTGCTTACCGACCGCTCGGTGCCCCAATTTACCCCCGGGGAGGCGGAAAAAAAGCAAAAACGGTGGGAAATAATCGTCCGCGAAGCGATCCAACAAAGCGGGGCCACAGGAACCACCATACTGCTTCCCCGGTCACTAAAAGAGGTACTAGAAGATCCGCCGATGCCGGAGTCTCAAGGTAGAGGAAGGGATGTTAAACTCTTTTTTCACGAACGGCCTATTGCAAACGGTTCGCTTCATGGATATCTTTCTGGAGAGATCGGCTCAATAACGGCAGCGGTTGGGCCGGAGGGAGGTTTTTCCCCGAAAGAAAGCGAGATGTTTTTACAAGCCGGCTTTTGCCCGCTCTTCTTTTCCGGGAACATCCTCAGGGCGGAAACCGCCGCAATTTATGGCCTGGCAGCTATCAAAGCTCTTGTGGCTGAGCGTGATATATGGAGATTGGTCCAATGA
- a CDS encoding response regulator transcription factor yields MKNHRNNNSFRFVAAGIDSGIRMRLREATIIDSRFRLKEIDHFTIPLEYDGPVILFSSFEVLSNPMLNEIVERGFPLIVSGPASLLLRAFELGVADYLREPWSVEELLARCGRIASRFPIPVSNGLLTITSEGITGPGGSVDLSAAEGKLLRLLCSVPGRLVGRMELALRVGLENGSRALDVHICHLRKKLVQAVPAWANAHQGPIICERAKGYRFIPS; encoded by the coding sequence ATGAAGAACCATCGTAATAATAATTCTTTTCGTTTTGTCGCAGCGGGAATCGATAGTGGAATTCGTATGCGCCTAAGGGAGGCGACCATTATTGATTCCCGTTTTCGTTTGAAAGAAATCGATCATTTTACTATTCCTCTCGAGTACGATGGTCCTGTTATCCTTTTTTCTAGCTTCGAGGTCCTCAGCAATCCCATGCTGAACGAAATCGTGGAAAGAGGATTCCCGTTGATTGTCTCGGGGCCGGCTTCTCTGTTGCTTCGGGCTTTTGAGTTGGGCGTAGCCGACTACCTGAGAGAGCCTTGGTCGGTAGAAGAGCTTTTGGCTCGCTGTGGCCGAATTGCCTCTCGTTTTCCCATTCCCGTTTCCAACGGCCTTTTGACCATTACGAGCGAGGGTATAACCGGTCCCGGCGGTAGTGTCGATCTTAGCGCAGCGGAAGGAAAGTTGCTTCGTCTGCTGTGTAGCGTGCCGGGACGATTGGTAGGTAGGATGGAGCTTGCATTAAGAGTAGGGCTTGAGAATGGGTCGAGAGCCCTGGATGTTCACATTTGTCATCTGCGAAAGAAGCTTGTTCAGGCCGTTCCGGCTTGGGCAAATGCGCATCAGGGGCCGATTATTTGTGAGCGGGCAAAGGGTTACCGATTTATCCCCTCGTGA